GAGCGTTTTGAAGGTCTTTACGAGGCCCAAAGTACCGGTGAACGGGAGGAACTTACGGAAATTCGTAGTCGTATGATTCTTAATTTGCGCCGGGGCGAGCTCCTGATTGACAGTCGCTCGCTGACTGCCGATTCCAAGTTTGTCGTGGAAACTCCCTTTGGCCGGATCTCGAGTGTTAAGGCGGTCTTGCTCGTGCGGATTGACTTCGACTACCGCAGTAACATCTACGATTTCACGATTTCCTGCACGGAAGGGACGGTTCGCCTCAGTGACAAACGCGGGGAATCCTACTTGATTTACGCAGGGCAGCGGATCTCGGGTGCGGGCAGTTATTTGGCGCCGGCAATTGAAGTGGGGGAGCAGACCGACCAAATTCGTGAAAAATTCGAGCAGTTTTTATCTCGATTGGATCGTATGGAGCTGGACGAAATGGATCAAACGAAACTGTGGGCCCATACCAAAGCGCTCGCTGATTTTAGCGATGTGGAGGTGGTTGTTTCCCCGTCGAATGATGGCCGGCCCGTAGAACAGGCCAGACGCCCACGCGTGATTGAGTTCGCGCCCCGTGCCGAAACCATTTCACCGTTTCGCGGTGAAGTGAAACCACCCTCAAAGAATCAGGCCGAACTTTTTTAACCGCTAAAAAGAGCTTACGTGAGCCGGACCAGACAACTCATCGCCTACGCGGTACTCATTGCCATGTCTGCCGGGCTCTGGGTTGCTCTAAGCCTATCCGGTCTCTTGGACGGTGTGGAGCAGGAGGCTCTTCGTTGGCGTTACCTTGTGCGTGGGGAGAAAGTCTCGGGGGCACCGATTGTTTTCGTCAATGTGGATCCGAAGACGGTGGCCAAAATGGGAGATAAGCCTTGGGACCGTTTAAATTTCGCCCAGACGGTCGAGGCCCTGCTTGGACCCGGAAAGGCTCGGGCGGTTGGGGTCGATATTATTTTCTCGCCCATGGGCACCGGCTCTTTGCTCGACGTAAAGCGGGCGCGGAAAGGTGATCTGCGCTTCGGGCAAGTGGTGGCTCGCTACTCCGATAAGTTGGTACTTGCGGCAGCCTACACGGGCACAAGCGGAGGTCTGTCGGAATTACCCCTTCGCCGTAATGGGTTTACGGATCCGCCGGACGTGCCTTTCCCGGAGGCGCCGACATTTCCCATTATTACATTTGATACCGGTCGCCTGGGGTTGGCCAACGTGGATGAAGAGCTCAACCGGGGCGATGTGCCCCACATGCTCCCCGCGATTATTGAGGCCGAGGGCGAAGGCTTTAGTCGGCATTTGATTAACGGGCAGCGGCGTTATTTTTACCATATTCTCAACGATCCGGAAATCGTGCTGGAGGGTGGCAATATGCAATTAAAGGACGCCGATGGATTTGCGCTCGATCCGATCCCGGCTCATAGCTCGCATCGGCTGCTAAGTTTGGGTTTGGAAGTTTTTCTTGCTGCTCATGACCTTGATTCAGAAGCAGTCGAGTGGTCCGGGAGTGCTCTGCGCATCCGCAGGGAGGGCTCGATCTTTCGCGAAATACCGCTGATCCAGGGGCAGACGATTGAGGTCAATTGGTTCAGGGACTGGGCGGACCAAGGCGCCGGGCTACACTACAGCATGGCGGATGTGCTCGAAGCGGCCAATACGCTTGGGGCGGCGGCCGCGGCAGGCGATGCTGCCGCAGTATCCGAGTGGGAGGCTTGGTTCGAGCGCTTCCACGACAAGGTTATTTTTATCGGGGGTGTGGATGCCACCTTAAAGGACCTCGCGCCCACGCCTTTTAGCCGTGCGCCTATGCCCAAGGTCGGGCTGCACGCCAACGTCTACCGAACCGTTCAAGAGCAGGCTTATGTTTCCCGGGTTCAAGGGATCGGTTCGTCTCTGATTGTTTTTCTCCTCACCATCATGGTGTCGGTCCTGATTCTGTGGAGCGGCCGGGGGCGGGTGTGGACCCGTGCCGGAGGCGTGGTTGCGCTTCTCGCTTACACCGGTCTGGTTTTTTATGCCTTTAATTACGGGTCCTGTATCCTGCCGCTGATCGCGCCGGTGGGTGGTGCCGCGACTGCAACTTTGCTTGTCGTCGTTTTTAAGTTGAGCGTGGAGGAGTGGCAGCGTCGGCGTATCAAAACGCTCTTCGGGGCCTATGTTTCGCCCAGCCTCGTCGAGGAAATGGTGGAGTCGGAGCGCGACCCCGAGCTTGGAGGCACGGAAGTCCAGGTCACTGCGCTCTTTTCCGATGTTGAGGGCTTCTCCGCGATCTCGGAGGAACTCAGTCCGAGTGATCTCGTGGCACTGATGAATGAATACCTGGGCGCCATGACCCAAACCTTTCAGGAGCAGCAGGGTACCCTGGATAAATATATTGGCGATGCCATCGTCACCATGTTCGGGATGCCTTACCCGGTCGAAGATCATGCCATTAAGGCATGCTACTCGGCCGTACGGATGCAGGAGCGGCATGCCGAATTGCGTCTGCACTGGGCGCAGGAAGGTAAATGGCCGGAGAAGGTGCTGAAGATGCGCACGCGCATTGGCATTAATACCGGTGAGGCTGTTATCGGCAACATGGGCAGCAAGATGCGATTCACCTATACCATGATGGGCGACTCGGTGAATCTCGCCGCCCGCTGCGAAAGCGGGGCCAAGAGCTACGGTGTCTATACCATGATCACTGAAGACACCCTGAAGGCCGCTCTGGCGCACGGCGGCAGCCTGGATTACCGCAAATTGGACCGAATCATCGTCAAGGGTCGCAGCCAGCCGGTCGATATCTTCGAGCTCTGGGACGGTACCTTGGACGAAGCCAAGCGAAAGTCCTGCAAGAAGGCCTATGAGGAAGCTCTGGACGCTTATTTCGCCGGGCGGTGGGAATCGGCATTATCCGGTTTCGAGGCCAGCCTGCCGCATGAGCCGTGCCGCGAGTTTGCCCCGACCACTCCTTCCGAGGTCCTTGCGGCCCGCTGCCGGGAATTTATCGAGCACGGCGCGCCCGATCCCTGGGACGGCGTCTATCGCATGACCTCAAAATAGCCGTTCAATACCGCGGCGTCCCGGGATCCACTTCCAGCGACCAGCTGTGAATGCCCCCGGCCAGATTCAAAACTTTCTTAAAGCCCTTGGCTTCCAGATACTGCTGTACGTTGGCACTGCGCATGCCGTGGTGGCAAAAAACCACCATGGTTTCGTCTTTTGGCAGCGAATCCGCCCGCTCCGGAATCTCGCCCATCGGAATGTGCAAGGCCCCCTCGATCCGGCAGATGGCCAGCTCCGAGTCTTCCCGCACATCGAGAAAGGTCACCTTCGGGTCGGTATCACGTAATTTAGCCGCGTGGGTCGCACTGATTTCCTTGTTCATTGCCGATCTTTCATGATGATTGGGGGCAAGATGTCAAAGACGCCTGTTATAATTGTGCCCACCCGGCTCACGTCCTCCCGCTTCCCGCGCAAGCTGCTTCACCCCGTTCAGGGCAAACCGGTTATTCTCTGGACAGCGGAGCGCATTCGCGAGGTGGCTCCGGAGTTCCCGCTTTATTTTGCGGTGGACGATGCCGAGTTGGAAGACTGTCTCGGCGCCGCCGGCTACCAAACCGTGATGACTCGTCCCGATCATCCCAGTGGGACGGATCGACTCGCCGAAGCCAATGCCAGCGTCGGCGCGTCGGCCGTCATCAACGTGCAGGGCGACGAACCCCTCGTCACCGGCGAGCAGATCCGCGCCCTCGCCGCCGGCCTCAAAGGTGGCGCTGCCATGTCCACGCTTGCGGTCCGCTTCGAGCGGCCGGAGGACTTTGCCAATCCCAATCAGGTCAAAGTCGTCCGCGACCGCGCCGGCCTTGCGCTCTATTTCTCGCGCTCGCCTATTCCCTTCGCCCGCGATCAGCAGGGGCAAATCGACGTCGCCTGGCTTTCGGAGCATCTGGTCTACCGTCATCTCGGGCTCTACGCCTACACCGCTGATTTCCTATCCGCATTTTCCTCCCTGGAGCCGGGCTATCTGGAAGAGCTGGAAAAACTCGAGCAGCTCCGCGCCATGGAGCATGGGTACAAAATCCACGTCGGGATTACCGACCAGCCGACCATCGGAATCGATACACCCGAGGATGTGGCTGCCTTTGAAGCGGCCTTGAAGAAAATTTAGCCTCGGTGGCCTCCGTCTGCGCTTTTCCAAGCTACGCCGGACAGGACGCCGGACATGGTCGCTGGTGACAGCGGGGCCCGGTGCGGTTTGATCTTCTTCCTCGTGTCTCGCTCACCCCAAAACTGAGTTTTGACTTGTGCGGGCGTAATCCAATGGAGCCTCAGGCGACGTGGCCTTGCTCGCTTGTGACAGCGGGGTCGACCGAATTCTTAGACATTATTTATGACCGGAAAAGTAATCCGTTCAGTAAATAAAATGTGAACTCAGTTTTCACGATGCTTCATGCTTTATATTTTGCCCTGAAGGCATGAACCTAGCAGAGGTTTGAATTATGTCCTTGATCAGAAAAACACTCATTTTTTTAGCGGGCGGAGCTTTGGTGTGCGCGGCGACAGCCAATGCCAATGAGATCTTTCGGGAAAATTTTGAATTTCCCAATGTGACGGAGACCACCGAGCCGAAATTCACCAGCGAGCGAAGGCCCGGCGCATGGGTGGTGGGGCCGATCAACCCGGATACCGGCAATCTCGTCTACGGGGCGGAACGGCAGGGGATTGTCGATGCGGTCAACAACGCTTTCTCCGCCTCAGTCGGAAACAATCAGGCCTATGCCTTCCGCTACACCGCCTCACCTCAAATTGTCTCATCGGAAGCAGCTTTCCGCATCACCCTGGAAGAGGGGTCGGTCTACACGCTCTCCTTTGATGTACAGCAGGACCGGAACGACAATGAGGACCCCTCCGTCGCCATGGGTTACGACGCTTACATTCTCGCTTTCAATCCCGGCGCCGACCGCGGGGAGGACCTGGGCGGGAAAAAACGGGACATGCCGGACAAGGAGCATACCATTTTGGGCCAAGCCACCGGAACCGTCGACGCCGGGCCGTCCTTTTCCCGGGTCACGCTGACCTACACCGGCTTGCCCGCCGACAGCGAGCACTTCGGCAAGGACATCGGGATCGCCTTCAAAGACCTCTGGATGGGTAATCCGGACTCTAACATCTCCTCTGGCGTGATCGATAACATCAACTTTACCGTGGACCGGATTCCGGAGCCTTCGGCCTTGGTTTTCGGGATACTGGCCTTGTGTGCCGGTTTTCGCCGTCGTTGCTGCAGCTAGCCGATTCGAAAAGGAGCGTCTCTTTTTTATGTCTCGCCCGTTTGGGCACGCGCCCCCGGCACCGGACCGATCGTCCCGCCTTCCAGGATGCTGGCCGGGGTGTAGACCTGCTTATTATTCACTTTCCCGCGACTAACTTTTCTCACCCATTTGACAATATGCTGCACCACCGGGTCGGAGGGCCAGTTGATGCAGGTCACGTGGGGGGCGCACATTTCAAAAACTATGTCGTTGTCGGTGCAGCAGATGGAGATTTGCTCGGGGATGGAAATGCCGCGTCGCGAAAGCTCGAGCAGGGCCGCCACGAAAAACTGGCTTTCCTCGATGATCAGTGCGGTCGGGGGTGTCACTTTAAAAAGTCCGTCCAGGCACTCCTGAAAGCCTCTGGCATTACTCTTCCAGTCGGGCAGGTTGTAACTGCCCGCTTTAATGCCGTTGGCTTGCAGCGTTTCCAAATAGACCCGTTCGAAGAGGCCCAGGCTGGGGTGTAAGCGCTCCTCCCGACTGAACATGACGATGCGCTCATGTCCCAGCGAGATGAGCTTTTGGGTTAATTCCCGAATGGCCCCGATCTTATCGGGCCCTGCACCGGCAATCGGGACCTCGCGCCGACGGCCAAACAGCGCTATTGTGGCGAAGGGTTGGGTGGCGAACCATTCCAGTATCTCCTTTGAGGCCGCGGTCGGGATCCAAACATCCGAGGGATTCGCCCGGACAAAGCGCTTCACCTTCTCGAGGTCCATGCCCATGCTGGTCAAGCTGCGTCTGGAAAATTCCAGAGTGTGGCCGGCCGCCGTCAGCAGGCTCTGCAGTTTTTGAATATAGAGCTTGTCCTTCACCCCTTCATCATAAAGGAGAAGAGTGATTTTTAACCCCCTCCGCCGCTGTTTCTCGGACAGGACGATCTTTCGCGGCCGCCCGGCCCCCTGGGATTGGACAACGCCCTGTTCCTCCAGCAGCTGAATGGCCGCCGTGATCGTCTTACGGTCGATCCCGGTTTCTTTGGACAGCGCCGGCGTGCCCGGAAGGTTTCGGTCCCAGCGACCGCGCAGGATCAGTTTCTTTAAATGTTGAGCGACCTGCTCAGAAGGGGAAAGGATGTCGAAGGGCATGGCTCTTTTTGATTTTTAGAGGCTATTTTTGAGAATAATGTCGTAAAGGCGAGGTTTTTCCTGTCCGGATAAGGGCAGGTGGGTAGGGCTGTTATTGTCTTGAAAAAAAGATCAGGGTGTGATTGTGTTACTAACAGTCGCTGTTTATGTAGTCTAATCTCTATGAATGACTTACCATTCATTCCCACACTTTCAGCAGTATTCTTGGCTGTTAGCGCGCTTAGCGCCCAGACGCTTTTCTACGAAGGTTTTGATTATAATACTGGCGATCTTTCTACTGAGACTTCAGGTGTATGGAGCGACAATGGTTCAACCATCGAGAGTCCGGGCATGTCTTGGGGGTCGCTTTCTGTTGTAGGCAACAAGGTTACCATGTCTGACGATTCTTCATGGACTGATATTGGCAGCACTTTTGACACATTCATGGATGACGGTGACACGCTTTGGTTCAGCGTGATTATCAACACGATTTCAGGCTCCAATCCTGATTTCGCTTTCGCCCTCAGTACTGACGAAGGAAATGATACAAATAACGTTCCTCTTCAAAACTCTGGCGATGGAATTGGTTTTCGTATTAAGGGTGGGCTGGAAGCGGCCACTTGGAGCGGAGGAGTTGTTAGCTCATCTAGCGGCGTAGGATATACCTCTGGAACTGACCTTTTCGTGGTTGGTGAAATTATTTTTGGCGCTACCGATACCATCAATATCTATACCCCTGGCACTGATCTGGTTCTGGGCGATGTCCAACAAACCGTATCGGCGTCTTTGACCCAGAGCAACTTCGACACTATCACATTTTGGAACAAAACGTCTGATCCTCGTGCCGAAACTGACGAAATCCGCTTTGGCATATCGTATGCCGATGTCACTCCTGTCCCGGAACCCGGCACCTTCGCGCTCCTCGGCGGCTTGCTCGCCTTGACTTCGGTCATGCTGCGCCGCCGTCGCAGCTAAGGTTGCTGCCATTTTAAATTTCAAAAATCCGCTCCAGCTTCGGAGCGGATTTTTTTGTACTTGGAAACCGCGGCCTGTTGCTGAGGGGTGTGCATGAAGGTTTTGAGTGCCACCTGCGATGACTAGGGACCTACCACCAAGCTTGACTTAGCCAAATAGTTTAAAATACTTGGCTACATGGAGGTGAAGACTGGAGAGCTACGTAACCAATTGAGCCGTTATCTCAAGCGGGTGCGGCAGACTGGAAATTCCATCATCGTCCTGGACCGCAATCGGCCGGTCGCGGAGATTCGCCCCTACGTGGAAGATGCGGCATCGGCTCGCTCCGATGTCTGGGCACGCCGGGCCCAGATTGAGGCCCAACAGGGTGTATTCGACGAGGACTTTGAGCTGCCGGAACGAAAGACCCACGCGGACAAGCATGCGAATCCCTTGGACTGATGGCGCTTCGCTACCTACTGGATACGTCGGTCTTTTCCCAGCCCATTCGTCCGCAGCCTCTGCCTGTGTGCCAGAGCCGTTGGCAGCAACAGGGTGATGGCAAGTTGGCTGTGCCCGCCATGGCCATTGCCGAGGTCGAGTATGGTCTGTTTCTCAAGGATTCCGATAAGTTATGGAGCGCCTATCGGGCGATACTCAAGGGTCGCCTGCAGGTT
The Coraliomargarita sinensis DNA segment above includes these coding regions:
- a CDS encoding adenylate/guanylate cyclase domain-containing protein translates to MSRTRQLIAYAVLIAMSAGLWVALSLSGLLDGVEQEALRWRYLVRGEKVSGAPIVFVNVDPKTVAKMGDKPWDRLNFAQTVEALLGPGKARAVGVDIIFSPMGTGSLLDVKRARKGDLRFGQVVARYSDKLVLAAAYTGTSGGLSELPLRRNGFTDPPDVPFPEAPTFPIITFDTGRLGLANVDEELNRGDVPHMLPAIIEAEGEGFSRHLINGQRRYFYHILNDPEIVLEGGNMQLKDADGFALDPIPAHSSHRLLSLGLEVFLAAHDLDSEAVEWSGSALRIRREGSIFREIPLIQGQTIEVNWFRDWADQGAGLHYSMADVLEAANTLGAAAAAGDAAAVSEWEAWFERFHDKVIFIGGVDATLKDLAPTPFSRAPMPKVGLHANVYRTVQEQAYVSRVQGIGSSLIVFLLTIMVSVLILWSGRGRVWTRAGGVVALLAYTGLVFYAFNYGSCILPLIAPVGGAATATLLVVVFKLSVEEWQRRRIKTLFGAYVSPSLVEEMVESERDPELGGTEVQVTALFSDVEGFSAISEELSPSDLVALMNEYLGAMTQTFQEQQGTLDKYIGDAIVTMFGMPYPVEDHAIKACYSAVRMQERHAELRLHWAQEGKWPEKVLKMRTRIGINTGEAVIGNMGSKMRFTYTMMGDSVNLAARCESGAKSYGVYTMITEDTLKAALAHGGSLDYRKLDRIIVKGRSQPVDIFELWDGTLDEAKRKSCKKAYEEALDAYFAGRWESALSGFEASLPHEPCREFAPTTPSEVLAARCREFIEHGAPDPWDGVYRMTSK
- a CDS encoding rhodanese-like domain-containing protein, coding for MNKEISATHAAKLRDTDPKVTFLDVREDSELAICRIEGALHIPMGEIPERADSLPKDETMVVFCHHGMRSANVQQYLEAKGFKKVLNLAGGIHSWSLEVDPGTPRY
- the kdsB gene encoding 3-deoxy-manno-octulosonate cytidylyltransferase, which produces MPTRLTSSRFPRKLLHPVQGKPVILWTAERIREVAPEFPLYFAVDDAELEDCLGAAGYQTVMTRPDHPSGTDRLAEANASVGASAVINVQGDEPLVTGEQIRALAAGLKGGAAMSTLAVRFERPEDFANPNQVKVVRDRAGLALYFSRSPIPFARDQQGQIDVAWLSEHLVYRHLGLYAYTADFLSAFSSLEPGYLEELEKLEQLRAMEHGYKIHVGITDQPTIGIDTPEDVAAFEAALKKI
- a CDS encoding substrate-binding domain-containing protein is translated as MPFDILSPSEQVAQHLKKLILRGRWDRNLPGTPALSKETGIDRKTITAAIQLLEEQGVVQSQGAGRPRKIVLSEKQRRRGLKITLLLYDEGVKDKLYIQKLQSLLTAAGHTLEFSRRSLTSMGMDLEKVKRFVRANPSDVWIPTAASKEILEWFATQPFATIALFGRRREVPIAGAGPDKIGAIRELTQKLISLGHERIVMFSREERLHPSLGLFERVYLETLQANGIKAGSYNLPDWKSNARGFQECLDGLFKVTPPTALIIEESQFFVAALLELSRRGISIPEQISICCTDNDIVFEMCAPHVTCINWPSDPVVQHIVKWVRKVSRGKVNNKQVYTPASILEGGTIGPVPGARAQTGET
- a CDS encoding PEP-CTERM sorting domain-containing protein (PEP-CTERM proteins occur, often in large numbers, in the proteomes of bacteria that also encode an exosortase, a predicted intramembrane cysteine proteinase. The presence of a PEP-CTERM domain at a protein's C-terminus predicts cleavage within the sorting domain, followed by covalent anchoring to some some component of the (usually Gram-negative) cell surface. Many PEP-CTERM proteins exhibit an unusual sequence composition that includes large numbers of potential glycosylation sites. Expression of one such protein has been shown restore the ability of a bacterium to form floc, a type of biofilm.), whose protein sequence is MNDLPFIPTLSAVFLAVSALSAQTLFYEGFDYNTGDLSTETSGVWSDNGSTIESPGMSWGSLSVVGNKVTMSDDSSWTDIGSTFDTFMDDGDTLWFSVIINTISGSNPDFAFALSTDEGNDTNNVPLQNSGDGIGFRIKGGLEAATWSGGVVSSSSGVGYTSGTDLFVVGEIIFGATDTINIYTPGTDLVLGDVQQTVSASLTQSNFDTITFWNKTSDPRAETDEIRFGISYADVTPVPEPGTFALLGGLLALTSVMLRRRRS
- a CDS encoding type II toxin-antitoxin system Phd/YefM family antitoxin, with amino-acid sequence MEVKTGELRNQLSRYLKRVRQTGNSIIVLDRNRPVAEIRPYVEDAASARSDVWARRAQIEAQQGVFDEDFELPERKTHADKHANPLD
- a CDS encoding type II toxin-antitoxin system VapC family toxin, which encodes MALRYLLDTSVFSQPIRPQPLPVCQSRWQQQGDGKLAVPAMAIAEVEYGLFLKDSDKLWSAYRAILKGRLQVFDFTAPVASVFGEMKARQSQLGKSVDDFDLSMAAIAVAHNLTLATLNVRHFKLIEGLDWEDWSN